A section of the Metabacillus endolithicus genome encodes:
- the rpoB gene encoding DNA-directed RNA polymerase subunit beta, with product MTGQLVQYGRHRQRRSYARISEVLELPNLIEIQTSSYQWFLDEGLREMFQDISPIEDFTGNLSLEFIDYSLGDPKYPVEESKERDVTYSAPLRVKVRLINKETGEVKDQDVFMGDFPLMTETGTFVVNGAERVIVSQLVRSPSVYYSAKVDKNGKKGFTATVIPNRGAWLEYETDAKDVVYVRIDRTRKLPVTVLLRALGFGSDQEIIDLLGENEYLRNTLDKDNTESTEKALLEIYERLRPGEPPTVENAKSLLDSRFFDPKRYDLANVGRYKINKKLHIKNRLFNQRLAETLVDPETGEIIAEKGTMIDRRTLDRIIPNLESGVGFKKEHPSGGVTEDEVTIQSIKIYAPNDPEGEKVINVLGNAYVEEAIKNITVADILSSISYFFNLLHGVGDTDDIDHLGNRRLRSVGELLQNQFRIGLSRMERVVRERMSIQDTNTITPQQLINIRPVIASIKEFFGSSQLSQFMDQTNPLGELTHKRRLSALGPGGLTRERAGFEVRDVHYSHYGRMCPIETPEGPNIGLINSLSSYAKVNRFGFIETPYRRVDPETGKVTARIDYLTADEEDNYVVAQANARLAEDGSFIDNDIVARFRGENTVVNRDRIDYMDVSPKQVVSAATACIPFLENDDSNRALMGANMQRQAVPLMNPESPIVGTGMEYVSGKDSGAAVICKHPGVVERVEAKNVWVRRYEEVDGQKVKGNLDKYSMLKFIRSNQGTCYNQRPIVSEGDEVVKGEILADGPSMEKGELALGRNVMVAFMTWDGYNYEDAIIMSERLVKDDVYTSIHIEEYESESRDTKLGPEEITRDIPNVGEDALRNLDERGIIRVGAEVKDGDLLVGKVTPKGVTELTAEERLLHAIFGEKAREVRDTSLRVPHGGEGIILDVKVFNREDGDELPPGVNQLVRVYIVQKRKISEGDKMAGRHGNKGVISRILPEEDMPYLPDGTPVDIMLNPLGVPSRMNIGQVLELHLGMAARKLGIHVASPVFDGAREEDVWSTLEEAGMARDAKTVLYDGRTGEPFDNRVSVGIMYMIKLAHMVDDKLHARSTGPYSLVTQQPLGGKAQFGGQRFGEMEVWALEAYGAAYTLQEILTVKSDDVVGRVKTYEAIVKGENVPEPGVPESFKVLIKELQSLGMDVKMLSSDEQEIEMRDLDDEDDSQQAEGLAVNDQPEPEPEAVELEKDTVVKE from the coding sequence TTGACAGGTCAACTAGTTCAGTATGGACGACACCGCCAACGTAGAAGTTATGCACGCATTAGTGAAGTGTTAGAATTACCAAATCTTATTGAGATTCAAACCTCTTCCTATCAGTGGTTTCTTGATGAGGGCTTAAGAGAAATGTTTCAAGATATTTCTCCAATTGAGGATTTCACTGGTAACCTCTCGCTAGAGTTTATTGATTATAGCTTGGGGGATCCTAAGTACCCTGTTGAGGAATCAAAAGAACGCGATGTTACCTATTCGGCGCCATTACGTGTTAAGGTTCGTTTAATTAACAAGGAAACTGGTGAAGTAAAAGATCAGGATGTCTTTATGGGAGATTTTCCTCTCATGACAGAGACAGGTACATTTGTTGTCAACGGAGCAGAGCGTGTTATCGTTTCTCAGCTAGTCCGTTCACCAAGTGTATATTACAGTGCGAAGGTCGACAAAAATGGTAAAAAAGGCTTTACTGCGACTGTTATTCCAAACCGTGGGGCTTGGTTAGAATACGAAACTGACGCCAAAGATGTTGTATATGTGCGTATAGATCGTACTCGTAAATTACCGGTAACGGTTCTCTTACGTGCTCTTGGGTTTGGCTCTGATCAAGAAATCATCGATTTATTAGGTGAAAATGAGTACTTACGTAACACTCTTGATAAAGATAATACGGAAAGTACAGAGAAAGCTTTGCTTGAAATTTACGAGCGACTTCGTCCAGGTGAGCCACCAACTGTTGAAAATGCAAAGAGTTTATTAGACTCTAGATTTTTTGATCCAAAACGCTATGATTTAGCGAATGTTGGTCGCTATAAAATTAATAAAAAGCTTCATATTAAAAATCGTCTTTTTAATCAAAGACTAGCAGAAACATTAGTAGATCCTGAAACAGGAGAAATCATTGCAGAAAAAGGTACAATGATTGATAGAAGAACGTTAGACCGAATTATACCAAATCTTGAAAGTGGTGTTGGATTTAAAAAAGAACATCCTTCAGGCGGTGTTACTGAGGATGAAGTAACGATTCAATCTATCAAGATATATGCACCTAATGACCCGGAAGGCGAAAAGGTTATTAATGTATTAGGTAACGCTTATGTAGAAGAAGCTATTAAAAATATTACAGTTGCAGATATTTTATCTTCTATTAGTTACTTCTTTAACCTTCTACATGGTGTTGGTGACACAGATGATATCGATCACCTTGGAAACCGTAGATTACGTTCAGTAGGGGAATTACTGCAAAACCAGTTTAGAATTGGTTTATCAAGAATGGAACGTGTTGTTCGTGAGAGAATGTCTATTCAAGATACGAATACAATTACTCCGCAACAACTTATTAATATTCGTCCTGTAATTGCTTCTATTAAAGAGTTCTTCGGTAGCTCCCAGTTATCTCAATTTATGGATCAAACAAATCCACTAGGTGAGTTAACTCATAAACGTCGTTTATCTGCATTAGGACCGGGTGGTTTAACTCGTGAACGTGCTGGCTTCGAAGTTCGTGACGTTCACTATTCTCACTATGGTCGTATGTGTCCAATTGAAACTCCAGAGGGTCCAAATATCGGATTGATTAACTCACTGTCTTCTTATGCGAAAGTGAATCGTTTCGGCTTCATTGAAACACCATATCGCCGAGTTGATCCTGAAACTGGTAAAGTAACAGCTAGAATTGACTATTTAACTGCTGATGAAGAGGATAACTATGTAGTTGCCCAAGCAAATGCTAGGTTAGCAGAAGATGGGTCATTTATAGATAATGATATTGTTGCACGTTTCCGTGGTGAAAACACAGTTGTTAATAGAGATCGTATTGACTACATGGATGTATCTCCTAAACAGGTTGTATCTGCTGCAACAGCATGTATTCCGTTCTTGGAGAATGATGACTCAAACCGTGCATTAATGGGTGCGAACATGCAACGTCAAGCTGTACCATTAATGAATCCGGAATCACCTATAGTTGGAACAGGTATGGAATATGTTTCTGGTAAAGATTCAGGGGCAGCTGTTATCTGTAAACACCCAGGTGTTGTTGAGCGTGTTGAAGCGAAAAATGTTTGGGTACGTCGATATGAAGAAGTTGACGGTCAAAAGGTTAAAGGAAATCTTGATAAATATAGTATGTTAAAGTTTATCCGTTCAAACCAAGGTACTTGCTATAATCAACGTCCAATCGTAAGTGAAGGCGATGAAGTAGTAAAAGGTGAAATCCTTGCTGACGGTCCATCTATGGAAAAAGGTGAGCTTGCATTAGGTAGAAACGTAATGGTTGCCTTTATGACATGGGATGGTTATAACTATGAGGATGCTATTATCATGAGTGAAAGACTTGTTAAAGATGATGTGTATACATCTATTCATATTGAAGAATATGAATCTGAATCTCGTGATACAAAATTAGGACCTGAAGAAATTACACGTGATATCCCTAACGTTGGGGAAGATGCATTAAGAAACTTAGATGAGCGCGGAATTATCCGAGTTGGTGCAGAAGTAAAAGATGGAGATCTACTAGTTGGTAAAGTAACGCCTAAGGGTGTAACAGAGCTAACAGCAGAGGAAAGACTTTTACATGCAATCTTTGGTGAAAAAGCAAGAGAAGTTCGTGATACATCATTACGTGTACCACATGGTGGAGAAGGAATTATTCTTGATGTTAAAGTGTTCAACCGTGAAGACGGTGATGAATTACCACCAGGTGTTAACCAATTAGTTCGTGTTTATATCGTTCAAAAACGTAAAATCTCTGAGGGAGATAAAATGGCTGGACGACATGGTAATAAAGGGGTTATCTCTCGTATCCTTCCGGAAGAAGATATGCCTTATTTACCAGACGGTACTCCTGTTGATATCATGTTAAACCCTCTAGGAGTTCCTTCACGTATGAATATCGGTCAGGTATTAGAGCTGCACTTAGGTATGGCTGCTCGAAAACTTGGTATTCATGTTGCATCTCCAGTATTTGATGGTGCGCGTGAGGAAGACGTATGGTCAACATTAGAAGAAGCAGGCATGGCTCGTGATGCTAAAACTGTTTTATATGATGGACGTACGGGTGAACCATTTGATAACCGTGTATCAGTAGGGATTATGTATATGATTAAACTTGCTCACATGGTTGATGATAAACTTCATGCCCGTTCAACTGGACCATACTCATTAGTTACTCAACAGCCATTAGGTGGTAAAGCTCAATTCGGTGGTCAAAGATTCGGTGAGATGGAGGTATGGGCACTTGAAGCATATGGTGCTGCTTATACACTTCAAGAGATTCTTACTGTTAAATCTGATGATGTCGTTGGTCGTGTGAAAACATATGAAGCCATTGTTAAAGGCGAAAATGTACCTGAACCTGGTGTTCCTGAATCATTTAAAGTATTAATTAAAGAACTTCAGAGTTTAGGTATGGATGTAAAAATGCTTTCAAGTGACGAGCAAGAAATCGAGATGAGAGACCTTGATGATGAAGATGATTCACAACAGGCTGAAGGTCTTGCTGTGAATGATCAACCAGAACCAGAGCCTGAAGCTGTTGAATTAGAAAAAGATACAGTAGTGAAAGAATAA
- a CDS encoding 50S ribosomal protein L7ae-like protein, producing MSYDKVSQANEIIVGTKQSVKALMNNEVKEIIIAEDADYRIIQKVIQTAETQKVPLTTVSSMKKLGRACGIEVGAAAVAIIRKIDVFAN from the coding sequence ATGTCTTATGATAAAGTGTCACAGGCAAATGAAATCATTGTTGGTACTAAGCAATCAGTCAAAGCTCTTATGAATAATGAAGTTAAAGAGATCATTATAGCAGAAGATGCTGATTATAGAATTATCCAAAAGGTTATTCAAACAGCAGAAACTCAAAAAGTCCCTTTAACAACAGTTTCATCTATGAAAAAGCTTGGAAGAGCTTGTGGAATAGAAGTGGGAGCTGCAGCTGTAGCTATAATCCGTAAAATAGATGTTTTTGCAAATTAA
- the rpsL gene encoding 30S ribosomal protein S12 encodes MPTINQLVRKGRVSKVEKSKSPALNKGYNSFKKEQTNVSSPQKRGVCTRVGTMTPKKPNSALRKYARVRLTNGIEVTAYIPGIGHNLQEHSVVLIRGGRVKDLPGVRYHIVRGALDTAGVDGRMQGRSKYGTKRPKAAKK; translated from the coding sequence ATGCCTACTATTAATCAATTAGTGCGTAAAGGTCGCGTAAGCAAAGTAGAGAAATCTAAATCACCTGCATTAAACAAAGGTTACAACAGCTTCAAAAAAGAGCAAACTAACGTATCTTCACCTCAAAAACGTGGTGTATGTACTCGTGTAGGTACGATGACGCCGAAGAAACCTAACTCAGCGCTTCGTAAATATGCTCGTGTTCGTTTAACAAACGGAATTGAAGTAACAGCATACATTCCTGGTATTGGCCACAACTTACAAGAGCACAGTGTTGTTCTTATCCGTGGTGGACGTGTAAAAGATTTACCGGGGGTACGTTATCACATTGTTCGTGGTGCGTTAGATACTGCTGGTGTTGATGGACGTATGCAAGGCCGTTCTAAATACGGTACAAAACGTCCAAAAGCTGCTAAAAAATAA
- the rpsG gene encoding 30S ribosomal protein S7 translates to MPRKGPVAKRDVLPDPIYNSKLVTRLVNRIMIDGKRGKAQSVLYNAFDLIKERSGNDAMEVFEQALKNIMPVLEVKARRVGGANYQVPVEVRPDRRTTLGLRWLVNYARLRGEKTMEERLANEILDAANNTGAAVKKREDTHKMAEANKAFAHYRW, encoded by the coding sequence ATGCCACGTAAAGGTCCTGTAGCAAAAAGAGATGTGTTACCAGATCCAATTTACAATTCAAAGCTTGTTACACGTTTAGTAAACAGAATTATGATCGACGGGAAAAGAGGTAAAGCACAATCTGTACTTTACAATGCTTTCGATTTAATTAAAGAACGTTCAGGTAATGATGCAATGGAAGTGTTTGAACAAGCACTTAAAAACATCATGCCAGTTCTTGAAGTTAAAGCACGTCGTGTTGGTGGTGCTAACTACCAAGTACCTGTAGAAGTACGTCCAGATCGTCGTACAACTTTAGGTTTACGTTGGTTAGTAAACTACGCTCGTCTTCGCGGAGAAAAAACGATGGAAGAGCGTTTAGCTAACGAAATTCTAGATGCTGCTAACAACACTGGTGCAGCAGTTAAGAAACGTGAAGATACTCATAAGATGGCTGAAGCAAATAAAGCATTTGCTCACTATCGTTGGTAA
- the fusA gene encoding elongation factor G — MAREFSLKNTRNIGIMAHIDAGKTTTTERVLYYTGRIHKIGETHEGASQMDWMEQEQERGITITSAATTASWKGHRVNIIDTPGHVDFTVEVERSLRVLDGAVAVLDAQSGVEPQTETVWRQATTYGVPRVVFVNKMDKIGADFLYSVSTLHDRLQANAHPIQLPIGAEDQFEGIIDLVEMKATFYGNDLGTDIVDKEIPEEYQEQAEEYREKLVEAVAELDEDLMERYLGGEEISNDELKAAIRKGTLNVEFYPVICGSAFKNKGVQKMLDAVIDYLPAPIDVAAIKGIIPDTEEEVTRESSDEGPFAALAFKVMTDPYVGKLTFFRVYSGTLSSGSYIQNSTKGKRERVGRILQMHANSREEISEVYSGDIAAAVGLKDTTTGDTLCDEKNLVILESMQFPEPVIQLSVEPKSKADQDKMTTALQKLQEEDPTFRAHTDPETGQTIIAGMGELHLDILVDRMKREFKVEANVGAPQVAYRETFRQGARVEGKFARQSGGRGQFGHVWIEFEPNEEGKGFEFENKIVGGVVPREYVPAVSAGLEDAMQNGVLAGFPLVDVKAALVDGSYHDVDSSEMAFKIAASLALKNAVSKCSPVILEPVMKVEVVIPEEYMGDIMGGVTSRRGRVEGMEARGNAQVVRAMVPLSEMFGYATSLRSNTQGRGVFTMHFDHYEEVPKSISEEIIKKNKGE; from the coding sequence ATGGCAAGAGAGTTCTCCTTAAAGAATACTCGTAATATCGGAATCATGGCTCATATTGATGCTGGTAAAACAACGACAACTGAGCGTGTTCTTTATTACACTGGACGTATCCACAAAATCGGTGAAACTCATGAAGGTGCATCTCAGATGGACTGGATGGAGCAAGAACAAGAACGTGGAATCACGATTACTTCTGCGGCGACAACTGCGTCGTGGAAAGGTCATCGTGTAAACATCATCGATACACCAGGACACGTAGACTTCACTGTTGAAGTTGAACGTTCTTTACGTGTACTTGATGGTGCAGTAGCAGTTCTTGATGCTCAATCAGGTGTTGAACCACAAACTGAAACAGTATGGCGTCAAGCAACAACATATGGCGTACCACGTGTTGTGTTCGTTAATAAAATGGACAAAATTGGTGCTGACTTCTTATACTCTGTTTCAACTCTACATGATCGTCTTCAAGCGAATGCTCACCCAATTCAATTACCAATTGGTGCTGAGGATCAATTCGAAGGTATTATCGACCTTGTAGAAATGAAGGCTACATTCTATGGTAATGATTTAGGAACTGATATTGTTGATAAAGAAATTCCTGAAGAATACCAAGAACAAGCTGAAGAATACCGTGAAAAGTTAGTTGAAGCAGTTGCAGAACTTGATGAAGACTTAATGGAGAGATACCTTGGTGGAGAAGAAATCTCTAACGATGAGCTAAAAGCAGCAATTCGTAAAGGTACTTTAAATGTAGAATTCTATCCAGTAATCTGTGGATCTGCATTCAAAAACAAAGGTGTTCAAAAAATGTTAGACGCAGTTATCGATTATCTTCCAGCTCCAATTGATGTAGCTGCAATTAAAGGTATCATTCCTGATACTGAAGAAGAAGTAACTCGCGAATCTAGCGATGAAGGCCCATTCGCTGCATTAGCTTTCAAAGTAATGACAGATCCTTACGTTGGGAAACTTACATTCTTCCGTGTTTACTCTGGTACTCTAAGTTCTGGATCATATATCCAAAACTCTACTAAAGGTAAGCGTGAGCGTGTAGGTCGTATCCTTCAAATGCACGCAAACAGCCGTGAGGAAATCTCTGAGGTTTACTCTGGTGATATTGCTGCAGCTGTAGGTTTAAAAGATACAACAACTGGTGACACTCTATGTGACGAGAAAAACCTTGTTATCTTAGAGTCTATGCAATTCCCTGAGCCAGTTATTCAACTTTCTGTTGAACCAAAATCTAAAGCAGACCAAGATAAAATGACTACTGCTTTACAAAAACTTCAAGAAGAAGATCCAACATTCCGTGCTCATACTGACCCAGAAACTGGTCAAACAATCATCGCGGGTATGGGTGAACTTCACCTAGATATTCTAGTTGATCGTATGAAACGTGAATTCAAAGTAGAAGCTAATGTTGGTGCACCTCAGGTTGCTTATCGTGAAACTTTCCGTCAAGGAGCAAGAGTTGAAGGAAAATTTGCACGTCAATCTGGTGGTCGTGGTCAATTCGGACACGTTTGGATCGAGTTCGAACCAAACGAAGAAGGTAAAGGCTTCGAATTTGAAAACAAAATCGTTGGTGGGGTAGTTCCACGTGAATACGTTCCTGCAGTTTCAGCTGGTCTAGAAGATGCAATGCAAAACGGTGTTCTTGCTGGTTTCCCATTAGTTGATGTAAAAGCTGCTTTAGTAGATGGATCTTACCATGACGTTGACTCAAGTGAGATGGCGTTCAAGATCGCAGCATCTTTAGCTCTTAAAAATGCTGTATCAAAATGTAGCCCAGTAATCCTAGAGCCAGTTATGAAGGTAGAAGTTGTAATCCCAGAAGAATACATGGGAGACATCATGGGAGGAGTTACTTCTCGCCGTGGACGTGTAGAAGGTATGGAAGCTCGTGGTAATGCTCAAGTAGTACGTGCTATGGTTCCACTATCTGAAATGTTTGGTTACGCAACTTCATTACGTTCTAACACTCAAGGACGCGGAGTGTTCACAATGCACTTTGATCACTACGAAGAAGTTCCAAAATCAATTTCTGAAGAAATTATCAAAAAAAATAAAGGTGAGTAA
- the tuf gene encoding elongation factor Tu, whose product MAKEKFDRSKTHANIGTIGHVDHGKTTLTAAITTVLAKRSGKGAAMAYDMIDAAPEERERGITISTAHVEYETETRHYAHVDCPGHADYVKNMITGAAQMDGGILVVSAADGPMPQTREHILLSRQVGVPYLVVFLNKCDMVDDEELLELVEMEVRDLLSEYDFPGDDVPVIKGSALKALEGEAEWEEKIVELMNAVDEYIPTPERDTDKPFMMPVEDVFSITGRGTVATGRVERGQVKVGDVIDIIGLTEEPKSTTVTGVEMFRKLLDYAEAGDNIGALLRGVARDDVQRGQVLAKPGTITPHTNFKAEVYVLSKEEGGRHTPFFTNYRPQFYFRTTDVTGICQLPEGVEMVMPGDNVEMTVELIAPIAIEEGTKFSIREGGRTVGAGVVASIQS is encoded by the coding sequence ATGGCTAAAGAAAAATTCGACCGTTCCAAAACGCATGCTAATATCGGTACAATCGGACACGTTGACCATGGTAAAACAACTTTAACAGCTGCAATCACTACTGTACTTGCTAAGCGCAGTGGTAAAGGTGCAGCGATGGCATATGATATGATCGATGCTGCTCCTGAAGAGCGTGAGCGTGGAATCACTATCTCAACTGCACACGTTGAGTATGAAACTGAAACTCGTCACTATGCACACGTTGACTGCCCAGGACATGCTGACTATGTTAAAAACATGATCACTGGTGCTGCTCAAATGGACGGTGGTATCCTAGTAGTATCTGCTGCTGACGGCCCAATGCCACAAACTCGTGAGCACATCTTATTATCTCGTCAAGTAGGTGTACCTTACCTTGTTGTATTCTTAAACAAATGTGACATGGTTGATGACGAAGAGTTATTAGAACTAGTTGAAATGGAAGTTCGTGACTTACTTTCTGAGTACGATTTCCCAGGTGACGATGTACCTGTAATCAAAGGTTCTGCTCTTAAAGCACTTGAAGGTGAAGCTGAGTGGGAAGAGAAAATCGTTGAACTTATGAACGCTGTTGATGAGTACATCCCAACTCCAGAACGTGACACTGATAAGCCATTCATGATGCCAGTTGAGGACGTATTCTCTATCACTGGTCGTGGAACAGTTGCTACAGGTCGTGTCGAGCGTGGACAAGTTAAAGTTGGTGACGTTATCGACATCATCGGTTTAACTGAAGAGCCAAAATCAACTACTGTAACAGGTGTTGAAATGTTCCGTAAGCTTCTTGATTATGCTGAAGCTGGTGACAACATCGGTGCACTTCTTCGTGGGGTTGCTCGTGATGATGTTCAACGTGGACAAGTACTTGCTAAACCAGGTACAATCACTCCACACACTAACTTCAAAGCAGAAGTTTATGTATTATCAAAAGAAGAAGGTGGACGTCACACTCCATTCTTCACTAACTACCGTCCTCAGTTCTACTTCCGTACAACTGACGTAACTGGTATCTGCCAATTACCTGAAGGCGTAGAAATGGTTATGCCTGGGGATAACGTTGAAATGACAGTTGAGCTTATTGCTCCAATCGCGATTGAAGAAGGTACTAAATTCTCAATCCGCGAAGGTGGACGTACAGTAGGCGCTGGCGTTGTAGCTTCTATCCAATCTTAA
- the rpsJ gene encoding 30S ribosomal protein S10 has translation MAKQKIRIRLKAYDHRILDQSAEKIVETAKRSGANVSGPIPLPTERSVYTILRAVHKYKDSREQFEMRTHKRLIDIISPTPQTVDALMRLDLPSGVDIEIKL, from the coding sequence ATGGCAAAACAAAAGATTCGTATCCGTTTAAAAGCTTATGATCACAGAATTCTTGATCAATCTGCAGAGAAAATTGTAGAAACTGCAAAACGTTCTGGTGCAAATGTTTCTGGTCCAATTCCGTTACCAACAGAAAGATCAGTATACACAATCCTACGTGCGGTTCATAAATACAAAGATTCTCGTGAGCAATTCGAAATGCGTACGCATAAGCGTTTGATTGATATCATCAGCCCAACACCACAAACAGTTGATGCATTAATGCGTCTTGACTTACCATCTGGTGTTGACATTGAAATCAAATTATAA
- the rplC gene encoding 50S ribosomal protein L3, with amino-acid sequence MTKGILGRKVGMTQVFAENGDLIPVTVIEANPNVVLQKKSVDTDGYNAVQLGFEDKREKLSNKPEKGHVAKANTAPKRFVKELREASLEQIEVGQEVKVDIFTAGEIVDVTGVSKGKGFQGSIKRHGQSRGPMSHGSRYHRRPGSMGPVAPNRVFKNKLLPGRMGGERITVQNLEIVRVDAERNLLLIKGNVPGPKKALITVKSAVKSK; translated from the coding sequence ATGACCAAAGGAATCTTAGGAAGAAAAGTCGGTATGACGCAAGTATTTGCTGAAAACGGTGATTTAATTCCGGTAACTGTTATCGAAGCTAATCCAAACGTAGTTCTTCAAAAGAAATCTGTTGATACTGATGGATACAACGCGGTTCAATTAGGATTTGAAGATAAACGTGAAAAGCTTTCTAACAAACCAGAAAAAGGACACGTTGCAAAAGCTAATACTGCACCTAAGCGCTTCGTTAAAGAACTTCGTGAAGCTAGCTTAGAGCAAATCGAAGTAGGTCAAGAAGTCAAAGTTGATATTTTCACAGCAGGTGAAATCGTAGATGTAACAGGAGTTTCTAAAGGGAAAGGTTTCCAAGGCTCTATTAAACGCCACGGACAATCTCGTGGACCAATGTCTCACGGTTCTCGTTACCATCGTCGTCCAGGTTCAATGGGACCTGTAGCACCTAACCGTGTATTCAAAAACAAACTATTACCAGGTCGTATGGGTGGAGAGCGTATTACTGTTCAAAACTTAGAGATCGTTAGAGTAGATGCAGAACGCAATCTATTATTAATCAAAGGTAATGTACCAGGACCTAAAAAAGCACTTATCACTGTGAAAAGCGCAGTTAAATCTAAATAA
- the rplD gene encoding 50S ribosomal protein L4 gives MPKVALLNQTGSNVGEIELNDSVFGIEPNQHVLFEAVIMQRASLRQGSHKVKNRSEVAGGGRKPWRQKGTGRARQGSIRSPQWRGGGVVFGPTPRSYAYKLPKKVRRLAIKSALSSKVVDNDIVVLEDLALNAPKTKEMASVLKGLSVERKALIVTADNNENIALSARNIPGVTVVTASGVNVLDVLNHDKLIMTKAAVQKVEEVLA, from the coding sequence ATGCCTAAAGTAGCATTATTAAACCAAACTGGATCAAACGTTGGAGAAATCGAACTTAATGATTCTGTATTTGGTATCGAACCTAATCAGCATGTATTATTTGAAGCGGTTATCATGCAAAGAGCTTCCTTACGTCAAGGATCTCACAAAGTTAAAAATCGTTCTGAAGTAGCAGGCGGAGGACGCAAACCTTGGCGTCAAAAGGGTACTGGACGTGCTCGTCAAGGATCTATTCGCTCTCCACAATGGCGCGGTGGTGGTGTTGTATTTGGACCAACTCCACGTTCATATGCTTATAAATTACCTAAAAAAGTTCGCCGTTTAGCAATCAAATCAGCTTTATCATCAAAAGTAGTTGACAACGATATCGTTGTTTTAGAGGATTTAGCACTTAACGCACCAAAAACAAAAGAAATGGCTTCTGTTCTTAAAGGTCTTTCTGTTGAAAGAAAAGCGTTAATTGTAACAGCTGACAACAATGAAAACATTGCATTATCAGCTCGTAACATCCCTGGAGTAACAGTTGTTACTGCGAGTGGTGTAAATGTACTTGATGTACTTAACCACGATAAGCTTATTATGACGAAAGCTGCGGTGCAAAAAGTAGAGGAGGTACTTGCATAA
- the rplW gene encoding 50S ribosomal protein L23, with the protein MKDPRDIIKRPVITERSTDLMTEKKYTFEVDVKANKTEVKDAIESIFGVKVEKVNIMNYKGKLKRVGRYSGLTNRRRKAIIKLTADSKEIELFEV; encoded by the coding sequence ATGAAAGATCCTCGTGATATTATTAAGCGCCCCGTAATCACTGAACGTTCAACAGATCTTATGACTGAGAAAAAATATACGTTTGAAGTAGATGTTAAGGCTAATAAAACTGAAGTTAAAGATGCGATCGAATCAATCTTTGGCGTAAAAGTTGAAAAAGTAAACATCATGAACTACAAAGGAAAATTAAAGCGTGTTGGTCGTTACAGCGGTTTAACTAACCGTCGTCGTAAAGCGATCATCAAGCTTACTGCAGATAGCAAAGAAATCGAATTATTCGAAGTATAA
- the rplB gene encoding 50S ribosomal protein L2 — protein MAIKKYKPTSNGRRGMTVSDFAEITTDQPEKSLLAPLHKKGGRNNQGKLTVRHQGGGHKRQYRVIDFKRDKDGIPGRVATIEYDPNRSANIALINYVDGEKRYILAPKNLKVGLEIMSGPEADIKVGNALPLLNIPVGTVVHNIELKPGKGGQLVRSAGTSAQVLGKEGKYVLVRLNSGEVRMILATCRATVGQVGNEQHELINIGKAGRSRWLGKRPTVRGSVMNPNDHPHGGGEGRAPIGRKSPMSPWGKPTLGAKTRKKKNKSDKFIVRRRKK, from the coding sequence ATGGCGATTAAAAAATATAAACCAACCTCAAACGGTCGTCGTGGAATGACAGTATCGGATTTTGCTGAAATCACGACAGATCAACCAGAAAAATCGTTACTTGCACCTTTACACAAAAAAGGTGGACGTAATAACCAAGGTAAATTAACAGTTCGTCACCAAGGTGGTGGACACAAACGCCAATATCGTGTGATTGATTTCAAACGCGACAAAGATGGTATACCAGGACGCGTTGCTACAATCGAGTACGATCCAAATCGTTCTGCTAACATCGCACTAATCAACTATGTTGATGGTGAGAAAAGATACATCCTTGCACCTAAGAATTTAAAAGTAGGTCTAGAGATTATGTCTGGTCCTGAAGCAGATATTAAAGTAGGTAATGCACTACCATTACTAAACATTCCTGTAGGTACAGTAGTACACAACATCGAATTAAAACCTGGTAAAGGTGGTCAATTAGTTCGTTCTGCAGGTACTTCTGCTCAAGTATTAGGTAAAGAAGGTAAATACGTACTTGTACGTTTAAACTCTGGTGAAGTTCGTATGATTCTTGCTACTTGCCGTGCAACTGTAGGTCAAGTAGGAAACGAGCAACATGAACTTATCAACATTGGTAAAGCAGGTCGTTCACGTTGGTTAGGCAAACGTCCTACTGTTCGTGGATCTGTAATGAACCCTAACGATCACCCACACGGTGGTGGTGAAGGACGCGCTCCAATCGGACGTAAATCACCAATGTCTCCATGGGGTAAACCAACACTTGGAGCTAAGACTCGTAAGAAGAAGAACAAATCAGATAAATTTATCGTGCGTCGCCGTAAAAAATAA